One Salvia splendens isolate huo1 chromosome 22, SspV2, whole genome shotgun sequence DNA segment encodes these proteins:
- the LOC121786812 gene encoding L10-interacting MYB domain-containing protein-like — protein sequence MGEMVVDPIEQLVDTNMVDNEMFAEQDDTEYVEFIDPTIDWNNKQDQMAADMWMRKQLHKFKGTVIPQEFLYETEATIEEETGTRVNRDDIYNRLQFLERRYQTFKSLVEHPNTRFEPSSNKVFASEKTWTTILKKNDFAGAYTKNGEPEFKLLKMLFSGDINVSENDIETVALSDNTIDLNLDADEGQCEDYVSGYNHDSHLLPRKLFNESSHSRDCESSNSMEIRDRELGQRPENFIYHGFDNAPTRTVDSSNSSSCASSNPTLWWRRP from the exons ATGGGGGAGATGGTAGTGGATCCAATTGAACAGTTAGTTGACACTAACATGGTTGACAATGAAATGTTTGCTGAGCAAGATGATACTGAGTATGTAGAATTTATTGACCCTACAATCGATTGGAATAACAAACAGGATCAAATGGCAGCTGACATGTGGATGCGT AAGCAGTTGCATAAGTTCAAGGGTACGGTCATCCCAcaggaattcttgtatgaaaCTGAAGCTACAATCGAGGAGGAGACAGGTACTCGTGTGAATCGGGACGACATCTATAATCGGTTGCAATTCCTGGAGCGTCGCTACCAAACCTTCAAATCATTGGTCGAGCATCCGAATACACGATTCGAGCCCTCGTCGAACAAGGTTTTTGCTTCTGAAAAAACTTGGACGACCATCCTTAAG AAAAATGACTTTGCTGGAGCATATACAAAGAATGGAGAACCAGAGTTCAAGCTGCTCAAGATGTTGTTTAGTGGTGACATCAATGTGAGCGAGAACGATATAGAAACTGTTGCGCTCTCGGATAACACCATTGATCTCAATCTGGATGCTGATGAGGGCCAATGTGAAGATTATGTAAGTGGATATAATCATGATAGCCATCTACTGCCACGCAAGCTGTTCAATGAGAGTTCACACTCCCGTGACTGTGAGTCATCAAATTCCATGGAGATTCGTGATAGGGAGCTTGGACAACGACCTGAAAATTTCATCTACCACGGCTTTGACAACGCCCCAACAAGGACGGTTGACTCATCAAACAGTAGCTCTTGTGCATCGTCAAACCCAACTTTATGGTGGCGCCGACCATAA